From the genome of Oceanispirochaeta sp. M1, one region includes:
- a CDS encoding ureidoglycolate lyase, with protein sequence MKLQIEKMTAENSKEFGTLLSIKEKDAAYKGDDFSFFKNLAEIEFNENIGFSLVETHMDTTVEISWLERHLSSSELIIPSDKNIVLVLGSGEKTADLSTLRALEVEVGTAFSVSRNVWHFAPISCSDTTNVFILLNQSTPDCDLEKIDCESIGLTV encoded by the coding sequence ATGAAGCTCCAAATTGAAAAAATGACAGCAGAAAATTCGAAAGAGTTCGGCACTTTATTAAGTATCAAAGAAAAAGATGCAGCCTATAAGGGTGATGATTTTTCCTTCTTTAAGAATCTAGCTGAGATTGAATTCAATGAAAATATCGGATTTTCTCTTGTAGAAACCCATATGGATACCACTGTGGAAATCAGTTGGCTTGAACGGCATTTAAGCAGCAGCGAGCTGATCATCCCCTCTGATAAAAATATTGTACTTGTTCTCGGAAGTGGAGAAAAGACAGCTGATCTGAGCACTCTAAGAGCCTTGGAAGTAGAAGTTGGAACAGCCTTTTCAGTTTCAAGGAATGTCTGGCACTTTGCCCCCATCTCCTGTAGTGACACTACAAATGTTTTTATCCTTCTGAATCAGTCAACACCTGATTGTGATCTGGAGAAGATAGATTGTGAGTCCATCGGACTGACAGTTTAA
- a CDS encoding dihydroxyacetone kinase subunit L: MAIGIDEFKGILKVLKERFAEKKEYLIEMDSIMGDGDLGITMSKIFAAAADEAEDSTETSLGKLIMKSGMTMAKAAPSTMGTLMASAFMDAGKVLKEKESIEISDWSLFFGGMKSGIVKRGKTKVGEKTIFDVLSPVADYLLDKNYDSEKTLFEDLTSYAASCLEKTKDMEAQHGKAACFGEKSKGHVDAGATVAYLLIETISEYFGATA, from the coding sequence ATGGCTATTGGAATAGATGAATTTAAGGGAATCCTGAAGGTTCTCAAAGAACGCTTTGCAGAAAAGAAAGAATATCTGATCGAAATGGATTCGATAATGGGAGATGGTGATCTAGGTATCACCATGTCAAAAATATTTGCCGCTGCAGCTGATGAGGCTGAAGACAGCACAGAGACATCATTAGGCAAACTTATAATGAAATCTGGAATGACTATGGCAAAGGCGGCCCCTTCAACCATGGGGACACTTATGGCATCGGCATTTATGGATGCCGGGAAAGTCCTGAAAGAAAAGGAATCTATAGAGATTTCTGACTGGTCCCTGTTCTTCGGTGGAATGAAATCAGGCATCGTGAAGAGAGGAAAGACCAAGGTCGGTGAAAAAACAATCTTTGATGTTTTATCCCCTGTTGCGGACTATCTTCTGGATAAGAACTACGACAGCGAAAAAACACTCTTTGAAGATCTCACTTCCTATGCCGCATCCTGTCTTGAAAAGACAAAGGATATGGAAGCTCAGCACGGAAAAGCTGCCTGTTTCGGAGAGAAATCCAAGGGACATGTGGATGCCGGAGCAACTGTTGCCTATCTTCTGATTGAAACTATATCTGAATATTTCGGAGCCACAGCATGA
- a CDS encoding dihydroxyacetone kinase subunit DhaK gives MKKILNNPKEFALDTLKGIYAAHPQDLTFVEDDLHCLIKKDLVKGKVGIVTGGGSGHLPLFLGYVGDGLLDGCAVGDVFQSPSSEQILNVTKAVEQGQGVLYLYGNYSGDIMNFEMATEMAEMDDIRTEHLVCGEDVASSKKGEEHKRRGVAGIFFVYKCAGAKADELASLDEVKRIGEKAAANVRTMGFALSPCIIPEVGKPSFTLADDEMEIGMGIHGEPGINRTKLLTAKELVQILMEKIIEDLPYNKGDEVCVLLNGLGSTPKEELYIMYKETAEILEMKGIKVFHAFIGEIATSMEMAGGSISLLKLDDELKKLIKKPCYTPFYCQKEL, from the coding sequence ATGAAAAAAATACTCAATAATCCAAAAGAATTTGCCCTGGATACTCTAAAAGGCATCTACGCTGCACATCCTCAGGATCTGACATTTGTGGAGGATGATCTTCACTGTCTCATAAAAAAGGATCTGGTAAAAGGAAAGGTCGGTATTGTAACCGGTGGAGGCTCGGGTCACCTTCCTCTCTTTCTCGGATATGTTGGTGACGGCCTGCTTGACGGCTGTGCTGTTGGTGATGTATTTCAGTCTCCCAGTTCTGAACAGATCCTGAATGTGACCAAGGCTGTTGAACAGGGTCAGGGTGTTCTCTATCTCTACGGAAATTATTCGGGCGATATAATGAACTTCGAAATGGCTACTGAGATGGCCGAAATGGATGATATCAGAACCGAGCATCTTGTCTGCGGTGAAGATGTTGCCTCCTCCAAAAAAGGAGAAGAGCATAAACGACGTGGTGTTGCCGGCATTTTCTTTGTATATAAATGTGCAGGAGCCAAGGCCGATGAGTTGGCATCCCTGGATGAAGTGAAGAGAATTGGAGAAAAGGCAGCCGCCAATGTCAGAACAATGGGATTTGCCCTGTCTCCCTGTATCATTCCCGAGGTTGGTAAGCCTTCATTTACACTGGCTGATGATGAAATGGAAATTGGTATGGGTATCCATGGAGAGCCGGGAATCAATAGAACCAAGCTTCTGACAGCTAAAGAACTTGTACAGATTCTGATGGAAAAAATCATTGAAGATCTTCCCTACAATAAAGGGGATGAGGTCTGTGTACTGCTTAACGGTCTTGGTTCTACACCCAAAGAAGAGCTTTATATCATGTATAAAGAAACTGCGGAGATTCTGGAAATGAAAGGGATTAAGGTCTTTCATGCTTTTATCGGTGAAATTGCTACTTCTATGGAAATGGCCGGTGGATCTATCTCTCTTCTAAAACTGGATGATGAGCTTAAAAAGTTGATCAAGAAACCCTGTTATACTCCGTTTTACTGTCAGAAAGAGCTTTAA
- a CDS encoding ABC transporter permease: MNKSIEDRKILRLFIISFMVMLVMGVLTNMNFFSLRNWNSMLSMIPELGILSLGIMLAMIVGGIDLSLVSIANVSGLVSAGIMLSHDGSPMGMVLGILAGILVGAACGFTNGFLVAYVGIHPIVATLGTYQLFRGIGVVFSKGYAIVNFSPSLTEFSNGSIFGLIPNIFIIFILIGIVVSFILRKTIFGQNLYYVGENSKASFYSTINTKAVILKVFILIGILGAIAGIIMTSKTNSAKADYGGSYTLQAILICLLGGVSWAGGIGKTSGVLLAVFTLQFLNSGFGLLRFSNFFGVFFTGLFLILVMIYYYFVEKETFSPMKILKKYKESSHEKNTQ, from the coding sequence ATGAATAAATCAATAGAAGATAGAAAAATACTCAGACTCTTCATAATCAGTTTTATGGTTATGCTTGTAATGGGTGTTCTTACAAATATGAATTTCTTTTCCCTTAGAAACTGGAATTCTATGCTTAGTATGATTCCTGAGTTAGGAATCCTCTCTCTGGGAATCATGCTGGCCATGATTGTCGGGGGGATTGACCTCTCCCTTGTATCAATTGCCAATGTGAGCGGTCTGGTCTCTGCAGGGATTATGCTTTCCCACGACGGATCACCAATGGGTATGGTATTGGGGATCTTGGCGGGAATCCTGGTTGGTGCCGCATGCGGTTTCACAAATGGATTCCTCGTCGCCTATGTGGGAATCCATCCCATAGTCGCGACACTGGGAACCTATCAGCTGTTTCGCGGTATCGGGGTTGTTTTCTCAAAGGGCTATGCCATTGTCAATTTCTCCCCCTCTCTGACTGAATTTTCCAATGGGAGTATTTTCGGTCTTATTCCGAATATTTTTATCATCTTTATTCTCATCGGAATTGTAGTCTCTTTTATTCTGAGAAAGACTATCTTTGGACAGAATCTTTATTATGTGGGAGAAAACAGTAAAGCATCCTTTTACTCAACTATTAATACGAAAGCGGTCATCCTGAAGGTTTTTATCCTGATTGGTATTCTGGGTGCCATTGCCGGCATAATAATGACCAGTAAAACAAACAGTGCCAAGGCTGATTATGGTGGCTCCTATACTCTACAGGCTATTTTGATCTGCCTTCTTGGCGGGGTAAGCTGGGCTGGTGGAATCGGGAAAACTTCAGGAGTTCTGCTGGCAGTATTCACCCTGCAATTTCTCAACTCCGGGTTCGGCCTTTTACGTTTCAGCAATTTCTTCGGTGTCTTTTTTACAGGACTCTTTTTGATCCTGGTAATGATCTACTATTATTTCGTTGAAAAAGAAACTTTCAGTCCCATGAAAATATTAAAAAAATATAAGGAGTCTTCTCATGAAAAAAATACTCAATAA
- a CDS encoding ABC transporter permease, producing MTKILHKHETYIFIFLFVMCFVIGIINPVFYSNGNIFSILKSSIVIGILSLGVLLVLVSGGIDVSFPVVAAFSLYCSSLIYMGNSDVSILQIYLTGMIIGALCGLLNGVLISLFNFPAMVVTLGTSSLLSGFMYTYIGTRINHQIPGSLVEWGKNMILQQTVDGKLIGLSSAYFLYFSLCILIFLFLKYTMLGRSVYMIGGSEESAQRLGLNTRWIKIFIYVAVGSLAGIAGITQSGFLRIANPFELYGSELSVIAAAILGGANIGGGKGSVLGTFLGVLVITIINTSLIIMGVSSYWQQVVVGLVVIIAVAAPILVNKIVKA from the coding sequence ATGACAAAAATTCTTCACAAGCATGAGACTTATATTTTTATATTTCTCTTTGTTATGTGTTTTGTAATCGGAATTATAAATCCGGTTTTTTATTCGAATGGAAACATATTCAGTATTCTAAAAAGCTCTATTGTTATCGGTATTCTCTCTTTAGGGGTTTTACTGGTATTGGTCTCCGGGGGAATAGATGTTTCCTTTCCTGTTGTGGCAGCTTTCAGCCTCTATTGCAGTTCTCTTATTTATATGGGGAACTCAGATGTCTCTATCCTGCAGATTTATCTGACAGGGATGATCATCGGAGCCCTCTGCGGTCTGTTGAACGGGGTGTTGATATCTCTTTTTAATTTTCCGGCAATGGTGGTTACCCTTGGTACGAGCAGTCTGCTCTCGGGGTTTATGTATACCTATATAGGAACAAGGATAAACCATCAGATTCCGGGATCTCTGGTGGAATGGGGAAAAAATATGATTCTCCAACAGACCGTGGATGGCAAGCTCATCGGGCTTTCCAGTGCCTATTTTCTCTATTTTTCCCTATGTATTCTGATCTTTCTTTTTTTGAAATACACCATGCTGGGACGATCGGTTTATATGATAGGCGGATCAGAAGAGAGCGCTCAGCGCCTGGGGCTGAATACAAGATGGATTAAAATTTTCATCTATGTCGCCGTGGGCAGTCTGGCAGGAATCGCCGGGATAACACAGTCGGGATTCCTTAGAATTGCAAACCCCTTTGAACTCTATGGTTCAGAGCTGTCTGTTATTGCGGCTGCCATTCTCGGAGGTGCTAATATTGGTGGTGGTAAGGGATCTGTTCTAGGGACATTCCTGGGAGTATTGGTCATTACTATTATCAACACAAGCCTGATCATTATGGGAGTCTCAAGCTATTGGCAGCAGGTTGTGGTCGGCCTTGTCGTAATTATAGCTGTTGCAGCTCCAATCCTGGTCAATAAGATTGTGAAAGCCTAG
- a CDS encoding sugar ABC transporter ATP-binding protein, with product MNNVVYLENIDKRFGGVHALKNLTLHIEEGKVHCLAGENGCGKSTLIKTISGVHTPDMGKIFLNGEEHHKLTPMQSISAGIQVIYQDFSLFQNLSVAENIAMNKLVKNRRKFISEKDYKEIAREALDKIGVDLDLSELVENLSVADKQLVAIARALTSEKSHLIIMDEPTSALTHTEIQRLLDIIRLLKKQNIAILFVSHKLKELMEVCDQFIVMRNGQIVEEGPVENFDEKKISALMIGREIESSRKEKKEDSEEVILEVDGISYKDKFKDISFSLGKGEILGITGLLGCGRTEIVSSLFGVLPVDHGEIRVKGNPVKISNPSIAKKNGIGYVPEDRLTEGLLLQQSIQSNGIMASLENFSSRFGIINFDRVRSIVSEKIRELKLNTSDISVPVRTLSGGNQQRVVIAKWLCADIDILILNGPSVGVDVGSKFEIHKKIQELRKAGTSVIIVSDDIPELVDNCDRVLLIHKGELHKEYGYDSITEEVLMAGLDEIR from the coding sequence ATGAACAATGTAGTTTACCTTGAAAATATAGATAAGAGATTTGGCGGGGTTCATGCCTTAAAGAATCTTACACTTCATATCGAAGAGGGAAAAGTACACTGTTTAGCAGGTGAAAATGGTTGTGGCAAGTCCACTCTCATTAAGACCATATCGGGAGTTCATACTCCCGATATGGGTAAGATCTTTCTAAACGGTGAAGAGCACCATAAGCTGACTCCCATGCAGAGCATTTCTGCAGGGATTCAGGTTATCTATCAGGACTTTTCTCTTTTTCAGAATCTAAGTGTAGCTGAGAATATAGCAATGAACAAACTTGTGAAAAACAGGAGAAAGTTCATCAGTGAAAAAGATTATAAAGAGATAGCCAGAGAAGCTCTCGATAAAATCGGGGTGGATCTTGACCTCAGCGAATTAGTAGAGAATCTATCTGTTGCCGATAAGCAGCTGGTCGCCATTGCCAGGGCTCTTACATCCGAGAAGTCCCATCTGATTATAATGGATGAACCGACTTCTGCACTGACTCATACGGAAATCCAGAGGCTGCTGGATATTATCAGGCTGCTGAAGAAACAGAATATCGCGATTCTGTTTGTCAGCCATAAATTAAAAGAACTCATGGAGGTTTGCGATCAGTTCATCGTTATGCGGAATGGACAGATTGTTGAAGAGGGTCCTGTTGAGAACTTTGATGAAAAGAAAATCTCCGCATTGATGATCGGCCGGGAAATTGAATCCAGTCGTAAAGAGAAAAAAGAAGATTCAGAGGAAGTCATCCTGGAAGTGGATGGTATTTCTTATAAAGATAAATTCAAAGATATTTCATTCTCCCTGGGGAAAGGGGAGATCCTTGGAATAACAGGACTCCTGGGTTGTGGAAGAACAGAAATAGTCTCTTCCCTCTTCGGTGTTCTTCCTGTAGATCATGGAGAGATCCGTGTGAAGGGAAATCCTGTTAAAATATCAAATCCCTCGATAGCCAAGAAAAATGGGATCGGTTATGTACCCGAGGACAGGCTGACAGAAGGTCTGCTGCTGCAGCAGTCAATTCAAAGTAACGGGATCATGGCCAGTCTTGAAAACTTCTCTTCTCGTTTTGGTATCATCAATTTTGATAGAGTCCGATCTATTGTAAGTGAGAAAATCAGAGAGCTCAAACTCAATACTTCTGATATTTCTGTTCCGGTCCGCACACTTTCAGGGGGGAACCAGCAGAGAGTGGTTATCGCCAAATGGCTCTGTGCTGACATTGATATCCTTATCCTGAACGGCCCCAGTGTGGGAGTGGATGTGGGTTCCAAATTTGAAATTCATAAAAAAATCCAGGAACTGCGTAAAGCAGGAACTTCGGTAATTATTGTTTCTGATGATATTCCTGAACTAGTGGATAACTGTGACCGTGTTCTTCTGATTCATAAAGGTGAATTGCATAAAGAGTACGGCTATGACTCCATTACTGAAGAGGTCCTGATGGCAGGACTGGATGAGATAAGGTAA
- a CDS encoding autoinducer 2 ABC transporter substrate-binding protein, giving the protein MKRFIISLLFVSLTLSSLMAEGQKDTAAVAVTEGNKQYTIATVGKIDGISWFNRMREGAEMFGEETGHDTFMQSPAQADAAQQVQIIENLIAQGVDAICVVPFSPEALEPVLKKAMDAGIVVVTHEATSQQNTDVILEAFRNEDFGAEMASYLLENMGEEGQVANFVGSLTSKSHNEQQDGVEAFIADYSSVELVSRRNEDYDDQMIAYEKTKELLSTYPNLKGIIGSASTTAPGAGLAIDESGLQDKVSVVGVGTPLDNKAYLESGAVDKIGFWDPALAAYAMNRVAVMLLDGKEITDGMDLDVAGYESLNQDPSKKNLFFANAWVFVDKNNVDEYSF; this is encoded by the coding sequence ATGAAACGATTTATTATTTCTCTACTTTTTGTATCCCTGACATTATCGTCTCTTATGGCAGAGGGCCAGAAAGACACAGCTGCGGTCGCAGTCACTGAAGGAAATAAACAGTACACCATTGCCACAGTTGGTAAAATTGATGGTATTTCCTGGTTTAACCGCATGAGAGAAGGTGCTGAAATGTTTGGTGAAGAAACCGGTCATGACACTTTCATGCAGTCACCCGCTCAGGCAGATGCTGCTCAGCAGGTACAGATTATTGAAAACCTTATTGCTCAGGGTGTTGATGCAATCTGTGTTGTTCCTTTTTCTCCCGAGGCTCTTGAACCAGTACTTAAGAAAGCTATGGATGCAGGAATTGTTGTTGTAACACATGAAGCTACCAGCCAGCAGAATACAGATGTCATTCTCGAAGCCTTCAGGAATGAAGATTTTGGTGCAGAAATGGCATCATATCTCCTGGAAAATATGGGTGAAGAAGGCCAGGTGGCTAACTTTGTAGGATCTCTTACCTCTAAGTCTCATAATGAACAGCAGGATGGTGTAGAAGCCTTTATTGCAGATTACTCCTCTGTAGAACTGGTAAGCAGAAGAAACGAAGACTATGACGATCAGATGATTGCTTATGAAAAAACAAAAGAACTTCTTTCTACTTACCCCAACCTCAAAGGTATTATCGGATCTGCCAGTACAACTGCCCCCGGTGCCGGACTGGCCATTGATGAAAGCGGACTTCAGGATAAGGTTTCTGTCGTTGGTGTTGGTACTCCTCTGGATAACAAAGCCTACCTGGAAAGCGGAGCCGTTGATAAAATCGGATTCTGGGACCCAGCTCTGGCTGCCTATGCCATGAATCGTGTTGCTGTAATGCTCCTCGATGGTAAAGAAATTACTGATGGTATGGATCTGGATGTTGCAGGGTACGAATCTCTGAATCAGGATCCTTCTAAGAAGAATCTGTTCTTTGCCAATGCCTGGGTTTTTGTTGATAAAAACAATGTAGATGAGTACTCATTCTAG
- a CDS encoding LacI family DNA-binding transcriptional regulator, giving the protein MTKISDIAAKASVSITAVSLALNNKPGVSEETKNRILQIAKEMNYTKTVKQNKVGSLRLMRIVKHGHTINTDHDNFLSHYIDNITRESRNNSCELQTVSCSINETNHILKGFIQDGIMGVIVIGTELTKEDVREFECYDIPIVFIDTYHPSIHFDFVNMDNYSAVNDIVTLLVKNGHKEIGLVSSPVDVENFRRRERAFKTLITEYEQVNLTEYNVHSTFEGAQKDFEKLIEGKANLPTALFCVNDIIALGCMKTLKKNGIQIPEDISVVGFDNLPQSRMSTPALTTVQVNHAKISEFALRLLFDRIESDSPELRLKVSVGTSLIIRESVRVLN; this is encoded by the coding sequence ATGACAAAGATTAGTGACATAGCAGCAAAAGCCTCCGTATCTATAACAGCAGTATCTCTGGCACTAAACAATAAACCCGGAGTGAGTGAAGAAACCAAAAACCGAATATTGCAAATTGCAAAAGAGATGAACTATACCAAGACTGTAAAACAGAATAAAGTTGGTTCTCTTCGTCTAATGAGAATTGTCAAACATGGTCACACAATTAATACAGACCATGATAATTTCTTATCCCACTACATTGATAATATTACCAGAGAGAGCCGTAACAACTCCTGTGAACTCCAGACTGTTTCCTGCAGTATTAACGAAACAAATCATATCCTTAAAGGTTTTATCCAGGACGGCATCATGGGTGTTATTGTTATTGGCACTGAACTCACAAAGGAAGATGTAAGGGAATTCGAATGCTATGATATCCCCATCGTATTTATTGATACATACCATCCAAGTATTCACTTTGACTTTGTCAATATGGATAATTACAGCGCTGTGAATGATATTGTGACCCTCCTTGTCAAAAATGGGCACAAAGAAATTGGGCTTGTAAGCTCTCCTGTGGATGTTGAAAATTTCAGACGTAGAGAGCGGGCCTTTAAAACTCTTATCACAGAGTATGAACAGGTGAATTTAACAGAATATAATGTCCATTCCACCTTCGAGGGAGCTCAAAAGGATTTTGAAAAATTGATAGAAGGGAAGGCAAACCTTCCAACAGCTCTCTTCTGTGTGAATGATATAATAGCCCTGGGATGCATGAAAACCCTTAAAAAAAATGGTATACAAATCCCTGAGGATATATCTGTTGTTGGATTTGATAATCTGCCCCAATCCCGTATGTCCACCCCTGCTCTCACGACAGTGCAGGTTAATCATGCAAAAATAAGTGAGTTTGCTCTCAGACTTCTTTTCGACAGAATAGAATCGGACTCTCCCGAGTTAAGATTAAAGGTCTCTGTTGGAACATCTCTTATAATAAGAGAAAGTGTGCGTGTTCTCAATTAA
- the argF gene encoding ornithine carbamoyltransferase — MAVNLRGRNFLTLKDFTPEEIRYMLDLSLDLKRKKRAGVRGDLLDRRNIVLLFEKASTRTRCAFETAAFDEGGSVTFLTNSQMGKKESIEDTAKVLGRFYDGIEFRGFKQETVATLAEHAGVPVWNGLTDLYHPTQILADFLTVMEHCHKPLNKVKFVYAGDARNNMGNSLMIGAAKMGMHFVALAPKELFPSEELVAEMNEIAKETGAVIELSESLDAVKGADVIYTDVWVSMGEEAMFEQRIKQLRPYQVNMDMIKKTGNDDVLFLHCLPAFHDLETEVGMDIKEKFGLDSMEVTDEVFRSKHSVVFDEAENRMHTIKAVMVATIGNL; from the coding sequence ATGGCAGTCAATCTAAGAGGAAGAAATTTCCTGACATTGAAAGATTTCACACCCGAGGAGATCAGGTATATGCTGGATCTCTCTCTGGATCTGAAGAGAAAGAAGAGAGCCGGGGTCAGAGGTGATCTTCTTGATAGAAGAAATATAGTACTGCTCTTTGAAAAGGCATCCACAAGAACCAGATGTGCCTTTGAAACAGCTGCCTTTGATGAGGGCGGGTCTGTTACTTTTTTGACCAACAGTCAAATGGGTAAGAAAGAGTCCATTGAAGATACAGCTAAAGTACTTGGACGATTCTATGACGGAATCGAGTTCAGGGGGTTCAAACAGGAGACTGTTGCCACCCTGGCAGAACATGCGGGAGTTCCTGTCTGGAATGGTCTGACTGACCTTTATCATCCGACTCAGATCCTTGCAGATTTTCTGACTGTAATGGAGCACTGCCATAAGCCATTGAACAAGGTTAAATTTGTTTATGCAGGTGATGCCAGAAACAATATGGGTAATTCACTGATGATCGGTGCCGCTAAGATGGGTATGCACTTTGTAGCCCTGGCTCCAAAAGAGCTTTTTCCTTCTGAAGAGCTGGTTGCCGAGATGAATGAAATTGCAAAAGAGACGGGTGCGGTTATTGAACTATCCGAGAGTCTGGATGCCGTAAAGGGTGCAGATGTTATTTATACTGATGTATGGGTCTCCATGGGAGAAGAGGCTATGTTTGAACAGAGAATCAAACAGCTCAGGCCCTATCAGGTCAATATGGATATGATTAAGAAGACCGGAAATGACGATGTTCTTTTCCTTCACTGTCTTCCTGCTTTCCATGACCTGGAGACAGAGGTTGGTATGGATATTAAAGAGAAGTTTGGTCTTGATTCAATGGAAGTCACTGATGAAGTTTTCAGAAGTAAGCACTCTGTTGTGTTCGATGAAGCCGAAAATAGAATGCACACAATTAAAGCAGTGATGGTAGCCACCATCGGTAATCTATAA
- a CDS encoding arginine deiminase, protein MSNLLSYNVQSEVGKLEAVLLHRPGKELERLIPQYLEELLFDDIPWLGKMQEEHDLFADALRARGCEVYYYDQLLADILKESHVKNELIAEMAEFTGITKLRESDAILEYLHASESAALAEIFITGLHKNEINYKEESRSLSYYITDDYPFYINPIPNLYFTRDPGAIIGNGISINSMKTSARNRETMILSYINRYHSGIDSSDAPVWYDYNNADSIEGGDILVLSDKAVAIGCSARTSPEAIEKIAENLFKGASGVREIVVIQIPFKRAYMHLDTVFTMLDVDKFTIFPGIENEIKIFSMTPASGGSLKITPKDNLVKALNDALDRDDVQILKSGGGDKITAAREQWNDSTNTLAIAPGVVVTYRRNQATNETLRQNGVEVIEIEGSELVRGRGGPRCMSMPLRRAAIN, encoded by the coding sequence ATGAGCAATCTGCTCTCTTACAATGTTCAGTCCGAGGTGGGAAAGCTGGAAGCTGTACTGCTTCACAGGCCCGGAAAAGAGCTGGAAAGGTTAATCCCCCAGTATCTGGAAGAGCTTCTTTTTGATGATATTCCCTGGCTGGGAAAGATGCAGGAGGAGCATGATCTTTTTGCTGATGCTCTGCGCGCCAGAGGATGCGAGGTCTACTACTATGATCAGCTTCTTGCGGACATCCTCAAAGAGTCTCATGTCAAAAATGAGCTTATTGCCGAGATGGCCGAGTTTACAGGAATTACCAAGCTGAGAGAGAGCGATGCCATTCTGGAATATCTGCATGCAAGTGAATCAGCTGCACTGGCTGAGATCTTTATTACGGGTCTCCACAAGAATGAAATCAATTATAAAGAGGAGAGCAGAAGTCTCTCCTATTACATCACTGATGACTATCCCTTTTATATAAACCCCATTCCCAACCTCTATTTTACAAGAGATCCGGGTGCGATCATCGGTAATGGAATTTCAATCAACTCAATGAAAACCTCCGCCAGAAACAGAGAGACCATGATTCTCTCCTATATCAATCGCTATCATTCAGGTATCGACAGCTCTGACGCACCAGTCTGGTATGACTATAATAATGCTGATTCAATTGAGGGCGGAGATATACTTGTTCTCAGTGATAAGGCTGTTGCCATAGGCTGCAGTGCCAGAACCTCTCCCGAGGCTATTGAGAAAATTGCAGAAAATCTGTTTAAAGGTGCTTCGGGTGTACGGGAGATCGTGGTTATTCAGATTCCCTTCAAGAGAGCCTATATGCATCTTGATACGGTATTCACAATGCTGGATGTTGATAAGTTCACCATCTTTCCGGGAATTGAAAATGAAATTAAGATTTTCAGTATGACTCCTGCATCCGGGGGCTCATTAAAGATCACTCCCAAGGATAATCTTGTAAAGGCTCTGAACGATGCTTTGGACAGAGATGATGTTCAAATCTTAAAATCCGGGGGGGGTGACAAGATCACCGCTGCCCGGGAGCAGTGGAATGACAGCACAAACACTCTGGCAATTGCCCCGGGAGTTGTTGTAACATACAGGAGAAATCAGGCGACCAATGAAACTCTGCGGCAAAACGGAGTTGAGGTTATTGAGATAGAGGGCTCCGAACTTGTTCGGGGGCGGGGCGGTCCCCGATGTATGAGTATGCCCCTGAGGCGTGCAGCGATAAATTGA